In Desulfonatronovibrio magnus, the following proteins share a genomic window:
- a CDS encoding HigA family addiction module antitoxin, which yields MANKMPPVHPGEILREELDGLNISASAFAKSLSVPTNIITEILNERRRITPDTALRLSRYFGTSAEFWMNLQQAYDLKVARESTWSEIEVAVRPLCVGA from the coding sequence ATGGCTAACAAAATGCCTCCGGTACACCCCGGAGAAATACTGCGAGAAGAACTTGACGGCTTGAATATTTCAGCCAGTGCTTTTGCCAAGAGTCTCAGTGTTCCCACCAACATAATTACAGAAATCTTAAATGAGAGAAGAAGAATAACCCCTGACACGGCCCTGCGCCTGAGCAGGTACTTTGGAACCTCGGCAGAGTTCTGGATGAACCTTCAGCAGGCTTATGATCTGAAAGTAGCCAGGGAAAGTACATGGTCGGAAATTGAAGTGGCTGTAAGGCCTCTTTGTGTTGGTGCATAA
- a CDS encoding type II toxin-antitoxin system RelE/ParE family toxin — protein sequence MIKSFKDKNTEKLYSGTFVREFSGFQRQAIRRLQILDSASCLNDLKELPSNRFEALKGSRKGEYSISVNMQWRVTFKWYQDNPQEVGIEDYH from the coding sequence ATGATCAAGTCATTCAAAGATAAAAATACAGAAAAACTCTACTCAGGAACGTTCGTAAGAGAGTTCAGCGGGTTTCAAAGGCAGGCGATCCGCAGGCTGCAGATCCTGGACAGCGCTTCCTGTCTGAATGACTTGAAGGAATTACCCTCAAACCGCTTTGAAGCTTTGAAGGGAAGCAGGAAAGGTGAGTACAGTATCAGTGTAAATATGCAATGGCGGGTTACTTTTAAATGGTATCAGGATAACCCCCAGGAAGTAGGGATAGAAGACTATCATTAA
- a CDS encoding IS1634 family transposase has translation MFIRAKEKKNKTSGKSYYTYELVESRRTDKGPRQVTLLNLNPFDLERKYWKLLAKRIKQILCGQQRLVPLEDRLEALARHYAMLLVKQQKSHQINTNTPDYLSVDVHGLDSGESRSIGQEYVGMQTMKELGFFDIFKQLEFNQISVDLASLLIVGRLIHPSSERELKRYIQQTSGFNDLVKTDISRLPNNALYETSDLLFEHKEEIEQFLRQHAKARFRLGESIILYDLTNTYFEGDATYCDKARHGHSKEKRNDRPLVTLGVVLDEQGFLKASQVFEGNVTESKTLMDMVSKVHARAKDQQPTLLVQKPTVVIDAGISTEENLSALKDNGFEYIVVSRSKPKDVPEDLQLVEIKDGIKVKSFEQDGEMILHCQSDGKAVKENAIVTRARERVEKELAYLQQGLTIKRRLKNYDKIQQRIGRIRQKNSRVSAGFEINVVRKGNNAVDITWNFDHQKLSKAYDGSYFLRTSRTDLSDSQIWSLYVMLTTVEDAFRCLKDELGLRPNYHRKPERIEGHIFITVLAYHLLQYIRYKLTKAGLSHRWKTICSWLETHRIQTTSLPREQGGVIHIRHCTTATIEQQQVYSALEINNMPVKPRKTVIQQK, from the coding sequence ATGTTTATCCGAGCTAAAGAAAAAAAGAACAAGACTTCTGGAAAATCCTATTATACCTATGAATTGGTTGAATCCAGGCGCACAGACAAAGGACCCAGGCAGGTTACACTCCTAAACCTCAATCCCTTTGATCTTGAAAGGAAGTACTGGAAATTATTAGCAAAAAGAATAAAGCAAATTCTGTGTGGCCAGCAGCGCCTTGTACCCTTGGAAGATCGGCTTGAAGCTCTGGCTCGTCACTATGCCATGTTGCTCGTCAAACAGCAAAAGTCCCATCAGATCAACACCAATACACCTGATTACCTAAGTGTTGACGTCCATGGCCTGGATTCCGGCGAATCAAGGTCTATAGGGCAAGAGTACGTTGGGATGCAGACCATGAAAGAACTGGGCTTCTTTGATATATTCAAACAGCTTGAATTCAATCAGATATCTGTGGACCTGGCCTCTTTGCTTATTGTCGGACGCCTTATCCATCCCAGCAGTGAGAGGGAGCTCAAGCGCTACATCCAACAGACAAGCGGATTCAATGATCTGGTCAAAACAGATATCTCCAGACTGCCCAACAATGCCTTGTATGAAACATCAGATCTGCTTTTTGAGCATAAAGAAGAGATAGAGCAGTTTTTAAGACAGCATGCCAAAGCAAGGTTCAGGCTTGGTGAATCCATCATTCTTTATGACCTGACCAACACATACTTTGAGGGTGATGCCACTTATTGCGATAAGGCCAGGCATGGTCACTCCAAGGAAAAACGTAACGACCGGCCTCTGGTCACCTTGGGGGTGGTCCTGGATGAACAGGGTTTTCTCAAAGCCAGCCAGGTATTTGAGGGTAACGTTACCGAATCCAAAACCCTGATGGACATGGTCAGCAAAGTGCATGCCCGGGCCAAAGATCAGCAGCCCACTCTGCTTGTCCAAAAGCCCACCGTAGTTATTGATGCCGGCATCTCCACTGAGGAGAATCTGAGCGCCCTCAAAGACAATGGGTTTGAATATATTGTCGTGTCCCGTTCAAAGCCTAAAGATGTTCCTGAAGATCTACAGCTTGTGGAGATCAAGGATGGAATAAAAGTCAAGAGCTTTGAACAGGATGGAGAAATGATTCTGCATTGTCAAAGCGACGGCAAGGCCGTCAAAGAAAACGCCATAGTCACCAGGGCCAGGGAAAGAGTGGAAAAGGAACTCGCCTATTTGCAACAAGGCCTGACTATAAAACGGCGCCTCAAAAACTATGATAAAATCCAGCAGCGCATCGGCCGGATCAGGCAAAAAAACAGTCGTGTTTCCGCCGGCTTTGAGATAAATGTGGTGCGCAAAGGCAATAATGCCGTGGACATCACCTGGAACTTCGACCACCAAAAGCTCAGCAAAGCCTATGATGGAAGTTATTTTCTGCGGACCAGCCGTACTGATCTGAGCGACTCGCAAATATGGTCTCTCTACGTCATGCTGACTACTGTAGAAGACGCTTTCCGCTGTTTAAAGGATGAACTTGGTCTGCGTCCAAATTACCATAGAAAGCCTGAGCGCATTGAAGGCCATATCTTTATTACTGTCCTGGCCTATCATTTATTGCAGTATATTCGATATAAGTTGACCAAGGCTGGTCTTTCCCATCGTTGGAAAACCATCTGCTCCTGGCTGGAAACTCATAGGATCCAGACTACAAGTCTACCCAGAGAGCAAGGGGGAGTTATCCATATCCGTCATTGTACAACTGCGACAATAGAACAGCAGCAGGTGTACTCCGCCCTGGAAATAAATAACATGCCGGTCAAGCCGAGGAAGACAGTGATCCAACAAAAGTAG
- a CDS encoding XRE family transcriptional regulator — MANKFSRLRANMSQEARDKAEQKALSMLEEMPLNELRKARGLSQQMLAEVLHVQQPAIAKLEKRTDMYISTLRSHIEAMGGELEVKASFPEGTVKISNFSELGREANG; from the coding sequence ATGGCTAATAAATTTTCCAGGCTTAGAGCGAATATGTCCCAGGAAGCAAGAGATAAGGCTGAACAGAAAGCCCTGTCCATGCTTGAGGAAATGCCCCTAAATGAGCTTAGAAAAGCCCGGGGGTTATCCCAGCAGATGCTGGCGGAAGTACTCCATGTCCAGCAACCGGCCATAGCCAAGCTGGAAAAACGTACAGATATGTACATTTCCACTCTGCGCAGCCACATAGAAGCAATGGGAGGAGAGCTTGAAGTTAAAGCCAGCTTTCCGGAAGGAACAGTGAAGATTAGTAACTTTTCAGAGCTGGGAAGGGAAGCGAATGGCTAA
- a CDS encoding type II toxin-antitoxin system RelE/ParE family toxin, translating to MVWEVEYTDEFGAWWDKLSEEEQISVDASVRLLEKCGPTLGYPHSSKISNSRHNHMRELRTQHQGRPLRTLYAFDPRRTAILLIGGDKTGDDRWYEVNIPLADRLYDEHLEEIRDG from the coding sequence ATGGTATGGGAAGTTGAGTACACAGACGAGTTCGGAGCCTGGTGGGATAAATTATCTGAAGAAGAGCAGATTTCAGTTGATGCGTCAGTCAGGCTGCTTGAAAAGTGCGGTCCAACTCTTGGTTATCCTCATAGCAGCAAAATAAGTAACTCCAGGCATAACCATATGAGGGAATTAAGAACCCAGCATCAGGGCAGACCACTGAGAACACTATACGCATTTGACCCCAGAAGAACAGCTATACTCCTGATCGGAGGAGACAAGACCGGGGATGACAGGTGGTATGAAGTTAATATCCCATTAGCGGACCGTTTATATGACGAACATTTGGAGGAAATCAGGGATGGCTAA